Part of the Neisseria leonii genome is shown below.
ACCGCTTTCGGTGCCGCCCTGATTTGGTGGCTGCTGCCGTGGGGCTTCGCCCTGCTCAATCCCGACCGCCAGTTCCTGCATGATTTTCTGGCCGGCACCCGCCTGACCGACACCCGCCCGCGAAAACGGAACACGCCATGACCGCCCAAGCCTTCGACCCGCTCGATATTCCGATTCAGGGAACCAACCTGATCGAAGCCTCCGCCGGCACCGGCAAAACTTACGGCATCGCCGCCCTGTTTTCCCGCCTGATTGTGCTGGAACAGATGCCGGTAGAGAGCGTGCTGGTGGTTACCTTTACCAACGCCGCCACCGCCGAACTGAAAAACCGTCTGCGCGCGCGGCTGGCCGAAATGCTTGCGGTATTGGAAGCCGTGCCGCAGGCTGCGGATGACCCCGCCGCCTTGGCCGAATACTGCCGAAGCCGCCATGAAGGCGATGATTTTCTGCCGCAAATCCTGCACAAAGCCTTGCAGAATGAAGCGCAAAACCGCGTGATTCTGCGCCTGAAAGCCGCGCTGTCCCAGTTCGACAATGCCGCCATCTACACCATTCACGGTTTCTGCCAGCGCATTTTGCGCGACTATGCCTTTTGGTGCGAATCGCCTTTCGACATCGAGCTGGCCGACAACCACGACCGCCTGCTGCTGACGGCGGCACAAGACTTCTGGCGCAAACGCGTTGCCGCCGACCCCGTAACCGCACAGGCGGTTTTCAGCGCACGGCTGACCCCGCAAACCCTGCTGGCCGGACTGCGCCGCCATATCGGCACGCCCGCCCTCGATTTCAGACGGCCTGAACCGGCCGACGGCCGCGCCCGTGCCGATGCCCTCGCCTGCTGGCAGCAAGTGCAGCCGCAACTGGCGCAGCTGGAAACCCTGTTTTGGCAGGTTCACCCCCAACTCAAAGCCAATATCTACCAAAAAGCCACGTTCGAACGCATCTTCGCCGCTTTACGGCAAACCCCGCCGCACCAACTGCCGCCTGCCGAAAAACTGGACAAATTCCGTGAAGAGGATTTGCGGGCCGGTTTGAAAAAAAATGCCGACATCGCCGCCGGAACTGTAAACTCCCTGAACGTTCTGGGCCGTCTGCACACCCGGCTGCAACAGGCCGCACAGGAAGACGAAAACATTCTGATTCTGCTGTCGCAGGATTTTCTGACCCATCTGCGCCAAACCTTGACCGCCGGGAAAAACCGCCGCCGCGAGCGTACATTTGACGACTTATTGGCCGATGTCCACCGCGCCCTGACCGAGCTGCCGCAAGCAGCCGCACTCGCTGCCGTACTTGCCCGAAACTGGCAGGCCGCCTTAATCGACGAATTTCAAGACACCGACCCGCAGCAATACGCCGTTTTCGAACGGATTTTTGTCGCACACGGCCGGCCGCTGTTTCTGGTGGGCGACCCCAAACAGGCCATCTACCGCTTTCGCGGCGCGGATATCCATGCCTATCTGTATGCCGCCGCCCGAGCCGGCCGCCGCTACACGCTGACCCGCAATTTCCGCAGCCATCACGCGCTGACCGGGAGCATCAACCATCTGTTCCGCCAAAAACACCGCCCGTTTATTCTGGCCGACATTCCCTATCCCGAAGTGGCGGCCGCACGGCAGAACAGCCGCCTGCACCCCGAACCGCCCGCTTTCACCGTGCGCTGGCTGCACGGCAGGGACAATGAACCGGCCAACAAAGCCGTTCTGGACACCCGCGCGGCAGAATATTGCGCCGACGAAATCGCCGCACAGCTCAATCAAGGCGCGGCAGGCCGTCTGAATATCGTCAGCGGCAGCGGTTCCCGCCCGCTCGCGCCCGGCGACATCGCCGTTTTGGTGCGCAACCGCAGTCAGGCCGCAGCGCTGGCCGATGCCTTGAAAAAACGGCGTGTCCAAAGCGTGATGATCCGCAAAGATTCCGTTTTCCATACCGCCGAAGCCGCAGCACTGGCCGCGCTGCTGCAATGGTGGCTCAACGCTTCGCACACCGACCTGCTGCGTTTTGTGCTGGCCGGACCGCTGTTCAAACGCAGCGCGGACGAACTGGCCGCGCTCAACGAAAACGAAGCGCAGATCAGTGCCTATATCACGGCTGCCGACCACGCCGTCGAGCTGTGGCAGAAGCACGGCATTTACACCGCCCTGCAATATTTCTCCGGCCGGTGCGGCCTGGAAACGGGGCTGTTGGCCTGCGGCGACGAACGCGCGCTCACCAATTATCTGCAATTGGCCGAACTCTTGGCCGCCGAAGACGAACACGGCCGCCCGTCCGCCGCACTGGCCGAATGGCTCAACCGGCAGATTCAGACGGCCTCCGACAGCGACGAACACATGCTGCGGCTGGAAAGCGACGAAGCCTTGGTGAAAATCATCACCATGCACGCGGCCAAAGGTTTGCAGTATCCCGTGGTGTACTGCCCGTTTCTGTGGTCGGTACAGGCTGCGCAAAACGACGGCTGGCAGGTGCTGCAATCGGCCGGCCGCCGCGAACTGCTCGCCCCGTCCCAACTGGATGCCGCCGCGCAGGAACAAATCGGCGCCGATCTGCTGGGCGAAGAACTGCGGCTGTTTTATGTCGCCCTCACCCGCGCCGAAGAGCAATTAATCGTGTATGCGGCGGCCGACCGCCAAACCGCACACCACCCGATCGCCCACCTGCTCGAAGGCACGCCCGATACCCCGCCGGCCGAAACCGCCAAAAGCTACCGTGCGGAAAAAGACACCGCCGCCATGCTGCGCCGAAACTGGCTGCGCCTGATGGAAAACGCGCCCGAAGACACATCGTTCGCCTGGTACGACACCCCGCCCGAACCCGCAGTTTATACACCGCCGCAAAGCGGACAGGCAGACGGCTTCACCGCGCGGGAATTTGCACCGCGCCCGTTTGAAGCTGTCCGCCAAACCAGCTTTACCGCCCTCACCCGCCGCCGCGAAGCGGCCGCACCGGACGAATGGCACAGCCGCATCGACCCGGGCGAAACCGCTGCCGGCACGCCGCCCGACACTCCGGATCCGGACAGCCGCGACGCTGAACCTGCAAACGGTATGGCCGCCTTCCCGCGCGGCATACAGGCCGGCCTGTGCCTGCACGACATTCTGGAAACCTTCGATTTCAGACGGCCTGCCGCCGAACAGCAGGCCCATGCGGCCGCCTGTCTGGCGAAACACCGCTATGAAGCGGATTGGCTGCCGGTTTTACTGCCCATGCTCGATGCCGTCGGCTGCACCACCCTCAACCCGCAGGGCGTGAGCCTGAGCAGCCTGCCGCCGGAAAAACGCCTGCCCGAAATGGGTTTTGTCATGCACGCGCACGACTTTTCGCCCGACCGGGTGCGCCGCGCGCTGGCAGCGGCCGGTTTGACCGAAACCTGCCTGAATGCGGCGGCCGCACTCGATTTCGACACGGTGCGCGGTTTTCTCAACGGCTTTATCGACATGACCTGCATGAGCGGCAGCAGCGAAGTGTGCATCATCGACTACAAATCCAACCATCTGGGCAACCATGCCGCCGACTACCGCACCGCCGCACTGAATGAAGCCGTGGCACACCACCACTATTACTTTCAGGCTTGGATTTACGCCGTGGCCGCCGCCCGCTATCTGCATATCCGCCGCTACCCGCTGCACACCGTGCGTATCCGCTATCTTTTCCTGCGCGGGCTGGACGGTACGGGCAACGGCGTGTGGCAGTGGGACATTCCCGCCGCCGCCCTGACACCGTGGCTTGAACAGACGCACAATCCCCGCTAATATCGTCCATACCCGTTTGGCATTTTCTATTCAGGAGAAACTTATGAACCCTGCCTTCCGCCCCGAAAACACCGCCTGTCTCGTGGTCGATATCCAAACCCGCCTGTGCCCTGCACTGCACCAGGCCGAAGCCATGACCGCCAACAGCATCACCCTGCTGCAAGGCCTGAACGCGCTCGATGTACCGGTCATGATCACCGAACAGTATCCCAAAGGTTTGGGACACACCGTCCCCGAAATCGCCGAGCTGCTCCCCGCCGCGCCTGTGGCGGAAAAAACCCGCTTCTCCGCCCTGACCGACGAAACCGAACACTTCCTGCGCGGCAAACAGCACGTCATTCTGATCGGCGCGGAAGCCCACGTCTGCATGCTGCAAACCGTGCTGGATCTGCGCGGACGCGGTTTCCATGTCTGGATACCGTTTGAATGCACCACCTCGCGCAACCCCGCCAACCGCGACAATGCCCTGACCCATATGCGGCAGGCCGGTGCCGTTGTCAGCAATGTGGAAAGCATTCTGTTCCTGCTGCTGCAAGATGCCAAACACCCTGTCTTCAAAACCATATCCGGCCTGATACGCTGACAGCCGATGCCCACGGCAAAGGCCGTCTGAAAACCCTGTTCCGGTTTTCAGACGGCCTTGATTTCTAATCGGCAGGCGGTACCGTATTGCCGATAAGTATCGCGAACCTGCCCTTTAATCGGAGAATGTCGGATTCGAGCATCCGGCCTGCACACCCGCCCTAGCGGGACGGATACTGATGCACGGCGCAATCCATCCGCTTTTTTCCTGCAATCAATTCTCTCCATAACCTTTTCACCGCGCACGGTGTTTCCAAACCCTGCTGTGCTCCGACAGGGTTGCCTCAGCCCGAGTAGCCCGAGTAGGTCGGATTCTCGAATCCGACACTTCTAAATATCCGCCACGGTAAAACCATCCGCCTCCCCAATCCGACGGTGCATCACCCAGCGCATCAACAGCGGCCAATACGGCAGCAGGCCGCCGCGCACGGTGTGGGTACGGGCGGCACTGATGCCGATCAGTGCAGCGCATTCGCCGTCGATTTCCAACACCGGCCAATCCGTGCGCAACAGCGGCGGCACGCCCGCTTCCTGCAATATTTTTTTCACCGTTTTGCTGCCGCCCGCCACCGCCATACGCTCGCCCGAGCGCGCGGGACGGATGCGGCCGTGTCGGGCGAAACATTCCGCTGCCAAGCCGTTTTCAGACGGCCGAAGCTGCCACAGGCCGTCTGAAAACAGGGTCTGCACGCAGCCTTCCTGCCCGGGCGGATAGGTTTGCCGCCATGCGGCTTCCAAAGCATACAGACGGCCTTGATGCGCCAGCAGGCTGCCGCCCGCCAAGAGCCAGCGGCCGCTGTCCGCGCGGCACAATACCCGGTCGGCATCGGCCAGCATGGTTCGGTTCAAACCGCCCAAACCGTTTTCCCGTGCAAAATTCAGCAACTGCCGCCGCCGCCGCCCGCTGCCCAAACCGCGCCACAAGGCCAAATCCAACACCCCGCCCCGGCACACCAGCGCGGCATCGGCCGCTTCGATTTCCGCCAACAGGGCCGCTTCTTCCTGCAACTGCGCCACCGATGCCGAAATATGGCGCGCCAAATGCGGCATATGCGTCCGCCATGGCGGCAGACCGCTGAGCCGCAGCCAGTTGCGCAAATAAATCTGATGGCCGTTGCTCGGATCTTCGATAAACGGTAAATGATGGCGCGCGGCATAAGCGGCCAGCTGTTCGCGGCTGTATGACAGCAGCGGCCGCCACAGGCATTTGTCCGCCAGCGGCCGTTCGCGCGGCATGGCCGAGAGCGCGCGCAGCCCGCCGCCGCGCAAAGCCGCCAGAAAAAACGTTTCGACCTGATCGTCGGCATGGTGCGCCAATGCCACCACTTCGGCCGGCGAGGCGGCAAACACACGGTAACGTGCCTGCCGCGCCGCCGCTTCCACGCCCGAACCGTCAGCCGCCACCCGTACTTTTTCCACCCGAAGCGGTACCTGCCAATCCGTGCACAGCTGCGCGCAAAACCGCGCCCATTCGTCGGCGGCCGTCTGCAAACCGTGATGGACATGCACCGCCTCCAACTCGAAACGGTGCACTTCGCGCAGGCGGCGCAGCAAATGCAGCAGCACCACCGAATCCAAACCGCCGCTCAGTGCGGTTTCCACCCGAATGCCTTCACGCCACACCTGCGGCAGCTGCGCCGCCAGCCCTTGCAGCCACGCCTGGTCCTGCATACCCTTCCTTCATCTTCAAAACGCAATGCGGTCTGAGCCGCGCCCAACTTGGCACAGGCCGTCTGAACCCGCACCCGGCTTCGGCTGTTTGCCGTTTTCAGACGGCCTGAACCGCCACGCTGCCCGCCCGCTCCAACCAAAAGCAAGCCCGAGCCATTCCAGTCAGATTCCCTAGCCCGACAAACTGCCGTCCGCGTACCGACTTCCGCCCGCCTGCCGGGCACCGGTTTTCAGACGGCCAAGCGCCGCAATGCCCAACAAAAAAGCAAGCCTGCGCTTGCTTTTCGGATTCTGCCGTTTATTTCTCGGCAAACTGCCCGTACGCCATAATGCGGTCGAAACGGCGTGTCAGCAAATCGGACAGAGGCATATCCTGCGCCCGCCGCAACTGGTCGGTCAGCACCTCTTTTACCCGCTTCATCAGCTCTTCATAATTGCGGTGCGCGCCGCCCAGCGGCTCTTCGATCACTTTGTCCACCAGATTGAGTTTTTCCAGACGGTCGGCCGTAATGCCCAATGCGGCTGCGGCTTCCGGTGCCTTCTCGGCGGTTTTCCACAAAATCGAGGCACAGCCTTCGGGCGAAATAACGGAATAAGTGGAATATTGCAGCATATTGACATAATCGCCCACCGCAATCGCCAGCGCACCGCCCGAACCGCCCTCGCCGATGACCGTACAGATGACCGGCACTTTGAGTTTGGTCAATTCGTACAGATTTTTACCGATGGCCTCCGACTGGTTGCGCTCTTCTGCACCGATACCGGGATATGCGCCGGGCGTATCGATAAACGTCAGCACGGGCAGGCGGAATTTTTCCGCCAGATGCATCAGGCGCAGGGCTTTGCGGTAGCCCTCGGGGCGCGGCATACCGAAATTGCGGCGGATTTTTTCTTTGGTATCGCGGCCTTTCTGATGGCCGACCACCACCACGCTCTGCCCGTTGAAACGCGCCAAACCGCCTACCACCGCATCATCGTCGGCAAAATGGCGGTCGCCGTGCAGCTCCTGAAAATCGGTACACAGCGCGGCGATGTAATCGAGTGTATAGGGACGCTGGGGGTGGCGGGATACTTGGGAAACCTGGGCGGGTGTGAGTTTGCCGTAGATGGATTTGGTCAGCTCCCTGCTTTTTTTCTGCAGGCGGGCGATTTCTTCGCTGATGTCCAAGGCCGATTCGCCCTGCACAAAACGTAATTCTTCGATTTTGTTGTTCAGCTCGGCAATCGGCTGCTCGAAGTCAAGAAAGACGGGCTTCATAAAATTTCGCTCCCTTTTAAACGGGTTGCCCCGCAAGACACACCGGAACCGGGGCGGCCGGCCGGCATCATCATTGCGGGTAAAAATCTTGTCGCAATGTACGCGATAATCCGCTTCGGGGCAAGAGGCCGTCTGAAAATTTAGAGTCAATATTTTAATGGAAAGGCATACGGCAGCAGCGGCTGCGCTGTGGTACACTGGACACCCCGAAACAATCCGGCAACGGCAGAAACGAGATGGCAGAATCCGACAGCCATACCATGCGCCTCGACAAGTGGCTGTGGGCGGCGCGCTTTTTCAAAACCCGTGCGCTGGCGCAGCGGCATATCGAGTTGGGACGTGTTTTGGTAAACGGCGCAAAAGTGAAAAACAGCAAATACATCGTGCCGGGCGACACAGTGCACCTGACACTCAACTCTCTGCCCTACGAGCTGACGGTGGCCGCACTCAACCACCAACGCCGTCCCGCACCCGAAGCCCGCCTGCTCTACCGCGAAAACGCCGAGGTAGCAGCAAAACGCGAACAGCAGAAACTGCTGGATCAGGCCTCGCGCATCAGCGCGGCCTATCCCGACGGCCGTCCGACCAAGCGCGACCGCCGCCAGATCGACAAGGTCAAACGCGGCAGCTGGTAGGCCGTCTGAAAACAGAGCAAACGGCCGCCCCGCTGTTTTATTTTTTGAGATTGTGATTGATTTACCCACCCGTAAGGATTTGATGATGCGCTGGCAAGGACGCAGACAGAGCAGCAATGTAGAAGACCGCCGTTCACAACGGACAGGCGGCAGAAAAACCACCGGCATTTTGGGGCTGATTGTCCTGCTGGTGGGCGCGTATTACGGCGTGGATCTGTCGGGCATCGTCGGCACCCCCCAGCTGGGCGGCGCACAAGTCCGGCAGTCCGCGCTCGACAGTAAACAGGAAGCACAGCTCAACGAACTGGCACGCGTGGTACTGGCCGACACCGAAAGCGTGTGGCAGCAGTATTTTGCCGCACAAGGTGCCGCCTACCGCCCCGCCACCTTGGTACTCTACTCCGGCGCCACCCAAACATCGTGCGGCACCGGCCAGGCGGCGATGGGGCCGTTTTACTGCCCTGCCGACAGCCGTGTCTATCTGGATTTGTCGTTTTACGAAGACATGCGTACCAAACTCGGTGCGGCCGGCGAAGCCGCATTCGGCTATGTGATTGCCCACGAAGTCGGCCACCATGTACAAAACCTGACCGGCGTACTGCCGAAAATCCATCAGGCACAGCAGCAGGCACGCAGTCAGGCAGAAGCCAACGCCCTTTCCGTGCGTTTGGAGCTGCAAGCCGACTGCTACGCTGGACTGTGGGCGAAATACGGCCGCGAATACCAATTGCTCGGCAACCGTGATGTCGAAAACATTCTGGCCGCCGCCGCTTCCGTCGGCGACGACCGCCTGCAACACCGCAGCGGCGCGCGCGCCGTACCGGAAAACTTCACCCACGGTTCATCGGAACAGCGTATGGCCTGGTTCCGACGCGGCCTGCAAAGCACCGATCTGAACCAGTGCAACACCTTCAAAGGCTGATAGCAGTAGGTCGGATTCTCGAATCCGACATGCCCGCCTATGCTTTACCTTAATCAATAAAGATAGTCGGATACAAGTATCCGACCTACACCTACGTCTGCCACGCCCCGACACCATGCCCAACCTGTGCCACATCATGAAAACCGAATCCGCACCCAATTAAAGCACAGGCCGTCTGAAAACCGTTATCGGCATATTCAGACGGCCTTTATGCGGGAATAAGGGATAAAGTCGGTCGGATTCTTGAATCCGACACACACCCGCATCCTTTACCGTTCTAAGATACAGTCGGATACAAGTATCCGACCTACACTGTTCTGTGATTTCTCAACCGTTTCTGCGTGCCTGCTCCATCTGTGCACGGCGGCGCGCACACGGGGTTTCGCAGTCGCACACTTTTTCGATGCCCAGCGCGGCAATGCCGCCGCAACTGCCTTTAATCTCGCGCCTTTTCACGATATAGCCCAAAGCCATACCGAAAATCACCAGCAGAAACAGTCCGAAAGTCATCAAAAAAACGGTCGTCATTTGTGTATCCTTTTATTTTTCGTCCAACAGGCGGCGCAAAGCCGGCGACATGCGGGTTTCAAAGCCCCCGTCGCGGTAAATAATCAAAAAAACAGGCAGATTCTGCGCTTCAGCCACCGCCATCGCCTCATCTTCGCCCAAGACAAACAAACCTGTCGCCAAGCCGTCGGCCGTTACCGCCTGCGGTGCCAGCACGCTCACCGATGCCAGACTGTGGCTGATCGGCCGCTGCGTTTTGGGGTGGATAATATGCGACAGCCGCTGTCCCGCCCCGTCCAGACGGAAATTGCGGTAATCGCCCGATGTGGCCAGCGCCATATTGTCCAGCGGCACCACCAAGCTGCCCGCCTGCCCCTGTGCCAAAGACGGCTGTTCGATGCCCACCTGCCACGGCTGCCCCTGCGGGTTCGTCCCCCTGCCGCGCAGCTCGCCGCCCACTTCCACCAAATAGCGCGACACACCCAAGGCTTCGAGGCGGTGCGCCAGCACATCGACACCGTAGCCCTTGGCAACCGCCGACAAATCCAGATAAACGCCGTCGGCTTTTTTGCCCAAAAACGCTTTGCCGCCGCTGCGGCGCAAGCTGATTTTATCGATGCCCGCCACTTCTGCCGCTGCGGCCAGCTGCCGCGCCGTCGGCTCGCGGGTAATCTTTTTATCGGGTCCGAATCCCCACAAATTCACCAGCGGCCCGACGGTAACATCCAGCGCACCGCGCGTGATGCCGTTCAGGCGTACCGCCTCGTCCACCACTTCGGCAAACCCCGCCGACACCGCCGCTTCACCCGCCCCCATGCGGTTGAATGCGCTGATTTCCGAATCTTCGCGATAGGTGGACATTTCGCGGTTGACCGATTCGAGCAGGGCTTCCAGCTCCTGCTGCACACGCTCCCGTGCCAAACCCTGCGGTTCGATGTATTTCACCGTATAGGTCGTCCCCATGGTCTGCCCCTGGATCACGGCCACGGCAGACGGTTCGCGCATACAGGCTGCCAGCAGCCACAGGCCGCCCCACAGCAGCAGTCGGCAAAACAGCCGCTTCATCTCGTTCCTTTACGGAAAAAAGCATATTTTAAACCAAAGCACACCGGTATGCCTATGGCGGCCGAGGCCGTCTGAAACCGCACCGGACAAGCGGTTTTCAGACGGCCTCGGTGCGGGACACGCTTCCTAACGGCGGGCGGGCACCACACCCATACGCGCTTTGAGCGAAGTTTGCGGCTCGTTGAACAGGCTCGCGTAATAAGTGGCGTTGGTCATGACTTTTTTCACATAGTCGCGCGTTTCGTCAAACGGAATAGTTTCGGCATAAACCGCACCCTCCAGCGGCACGGCGGCCTGCCAGTTGCGCGCACGGCCGGGGCCGGCGTTATAGCCTGCCGTCGCCATCACTTCGTTGTTCTGCAAACGGCGTTTGGCATCGCCCAAATACCAGGTTCCCATGCGGATATTGCCGTTCATGGTATAGAGTTCGCTGCTGTCCATACCGATTTTGGCCGCGATTTCGCGCGCGGTGGCCGGCATCACCTGCATCAGTCCCTGCGCGCCCACGCTGGACTGCGCACCCAGCATAAAGCGGCTCTCCTGACGGATCAGACCGTATACCCACGCCGGATCCACGCCCGCCTGTCCGGCATACGGCACGGCAATGTCGCGGAAAGGCGAAATATAGCGCAGGCGGTAGTTGAGTTTGTGGTCGGTACTTTCGGCGGTATTGACCGCCATTTCGTAAAACTGCCGCTCATAGGCCAGCTGTGCAGCCGCCAGTTTTTCATCTTCATTGAAGTGGCGAACGGCATAACGCCATTCGGCCTGCGCGGCACGGCGCATATTCCAGTTGCCGCTGCTCGCCTGAAACAGCGTCAGCGCACGGGAAACCGCACCGTCCTGCGCCATACGTTTCACAGCCTCCGGTTGTGCGTCCGCCACATTATTGCGTGTGCTGATGCGCCCGCCCAACTCTTCCGTTGCCATCACGGCATAGAAATTGCGCCCGCTCTGTGCCGCCTGACGGTACAGAGCGTCCGCCCGAGCCGCTTCCCCCTGTGCGGCCAGACTGCGCGCCATCCAATACTGCCACGTCGGATTCTGTTGCAGTTTGGCGGGCATGGCACGGATCACGGCCGCCAGTTCGTCCCAACGTTGCAGGCGCAAAGCGGAACGGGCATACCATTCGATTTGGTCGTCGGTCAGCTGCGCGGGCATGGCGCGCCGGTAATGCGCCAGCGCGGTATCGAAATTCTGTTTTTTCGCCTGATAATAGCCCAACACGCCCCACGCATAACCCGCCTGCTCGCGGGTCAGGCTGTCTTCCAGCGCGCTCAGGCGTGCGGCCGAAGCGGCAGACGAACGGCCGGACGGACCGATAATGTCGCGCAGCAGATTTTCCTGCGCACCGCGTCCGCTGCCGCTGTCCAGCGGACTGCCCAATGCGGCGGCCAAATTGCGCGCATCGGTGATTTGGTTCTGACTGATCAGACCCCGTACGCGCCGCCACGCCAGCTCACTGTCCAAACGCCCCTGTGCGGCACGGTTTTCAATCAGGCGGGTACAGCCTTCGGGCAGACGGCCGGTTTCATTGACCAGTTCGTCCGCCAAACCGCCGCCGGTTCCGGCCACCTCGGCATAACAGCGCACTTCCTGACTGCGCCCCGCCGCTTCAAGCTGCGCGTATTCGCGCATAAACGCCGCCCAATCGCCGCGTTTGGCCAGCGTTTTCAGCCACTCGTTGCGCACCGCCTCACCCATCGCGCTTTGGCTCTGACGGCGTAAAAAATCGGCCGCCGCCGCATCGTTTCCGGTCTTGGCCGCCGCCAGCGCGCTTTCATAAACGGCAAAATCGGCCAGCGTCTGTGCAGCGGGTTCCGCACTGCGCGGCGCAGCCGCAGCGGTTTTCGGCAGCCCGGGTTCGGCAGCGGTCGGCGGCGTTTCGGAAGTGGAACAGGCCGCCAGCAGCAAAGCTGCGGCAGTCAGCGAGAGTCCGGCAGTTTTCATCATAGATACCTTCTGGAAAAGCGGATACGGACGGCTGCATACAGCCGCTCCAAAACGCCCGATGATAACAGCTTTCCGCCCCTGCCAAGGGTAAGCGCAATGTAAAAAGCGGGCGTTTTTCCCGCTGCGGCGGCTGATGGGCGGACTGCTTTGCGTTAAAATACGCGTTTTCTGTTTTCAGACGGCCTGACTATGCGCGTTCTCGGCATCGAATCCTCCTGCGACGAAACCGGTGTCGCCCTCTACGACACCGATCTCGGCCTGACCGGCAACCAGCTCCACACCCAAATGGCCATGCACGCCGAATACGGCGGCGTGGTTCCCGAACTGGCCAGCCGCGACCATATCCGCCGTCTGGTGCCGCTGACCGAAGCCTGTCTGGCCGAAGCCGGTATCGGCTATCGGGACATCGATGCCGTGGCCTTTACCCAAGGGCCGGGCTTGGGCGGCGCGCTCCTGGCCGGTACGGCCTATGCCAACGCACTGGCTTTTTCACTGGGCAAACCCGTGATTCCCGTACACCATCTCGAAGGCCATCTGCTCTCGCCGCTGCTGGCCGACGACCGTCCCGAGTTCCCTTTTGTCGCACTGCTGGTGTCCGGCGGCCATACGCAACTGATGGCCGTATACGGCATCGGCGACTACCGCCTTTTGGGCGAAAGCATCGACGATGCGGCGGGCGAAGCCTTCGACAAAACCGCCAAACTGCTCGGCCTGCCCTACCCCGGCGGCGCGAAACTGTCGCAGCTGGCCGAATCCGGCCGCCCCCGCGCATTCTCCTTCCCCCGCCCGATGCTGCACTCGCGCGATTTGCAGATGAGTTTTTCCGGTCTGAAAACCGCCGTGCTGACCGCCGTCGAAAAAGTGCGTGCCGAACACGGCGGCGATGTCCCCGACGATGTGCGGAACGACATCTGCCGCGCCTTTCAAGATGCTGTGGTCGATGTTTTAACCGCCAAAACACATCAGGCATTACTCGATACGGGACTGCGCACACTGGTGGTGGCGGGCGGCGTAGGTGCAAACCGCCAACTGCGCGCCGCTCTGAACACACTGACCGTCCGCCCCGCCGCCAAAGGCCGTCTGAAACCGCCCGCCGAAGCCGTCCGCGTCTATTTCCCGCCGCTGCACCTGTGCACGGACAACGGCGCCATGATCGCCTTCGCCGGCGCCATGCGTCTGCAACAGGCAGAAACCGCCGGCGCCTTCGCCGTCAAACCGCGCTGGCCGCTGACGGATATCGTGCAGCCGCCGCTATCCGGTTCAGACAGATAACATCTGCACCAAAGAGGCCGTCTGAAAAGTATTTTGGTTTTTCAGACGGCCTGTGCGTTTCCATTGCCCCAAATATTTCAACCCGCAATGCCGTATCCGATAACCACCGATAAAATATCCGCCGTAGGTCGGATTCTCGAATCCGACAAAAGTGCGATGATGCTGGATTTAAAAATCCAACCGGCATAATGTCCGCCCAACCGTTAAACCGATTACCAAACGGCAGCGTGCGGCGGCAGAAGCCATGACGGACAGACTGCCGACATCAAAAGGCCGTCTGAAAACACATGTTCTGTTTTTCT
Proteins encoded:
- the tsaD gene encoding tRNA (adenosine(37)-N6)-threonylcarbamoyltransferase complex transferase subunit TsaD; the encoded protein is MRVLGIESSCDETGVALYDTDLGLTGNQLHTQMAMHAEYGGVVPELASRDHIRRLVPLTEACLAEAGIGYRDIDAVAFTQGPGLGGALLAGTAYANALAFSLGKPVIPVHHLEGHLLSPLLADDRPEFPFVALLVSGGHTQLMAVYGIGDYRLLGESIDDAAGEAFDKTAKLLGLPYPGGAKLSQLAESGRPRAFSFPRPMLHSRDLQMSFSGLKTAVLTAVEKVRAEHGGDVPDDVRNDICRAFQDAVVDVLTAKTHQALLDTGLRTLVVAGGVGANRQLRAALNTLTVRPAAKGRLKPPAEAVRVYFPPLHLCTDNGAMIAFAGAMRLQQAETAGAFAVKPRWPLTDIVQPPLSGSDR